In Mixophyes fleayi isolate aMixFle1 chromosome 4, aMixFle1.hap1, whole genome shotgun sequence, the following proteins share a genomic window:
- the RAD52 gene encoding DNA repair protein RAD52 homolog isoform X3: MYVGQGGGGGERTKVGQVGSSGSEHGSFGQHKYTAEEYQAVQNALRQKLGPEYISSRQAGGGQKVCYIEGHRVISLANEMFGYNGWSHSITQQNVDFVDLSNGKFYVGVCAFVKVQLKDGSYHEDVGYGVSEGLKSKALSLEKARKEAVTDGLKRALKCFGNSLGNCIMDKDYLRAVNKLPKLPQGDLDAAHTKRQDFDAALEKARYNSFLKDQKAAESPHLVPAEQHQLGYSDQSPSKQHNTKTNPEPNHSSTSSGFQSGALEIDATYLRKLRQKQMQQRFREQMEKKQGLELGQGGTSNAPRIPPHGHSTPAAAAQASSVPEDEYLAEGAGQWGEQGHTRQTK; encoded by the exons ATGTACGTGGGTcagggaggtggaggaggagagaggaccaaAGTGGGGCAGGTGGGATCAAGTGGAAGCGAACATGGATCTTTTGGACAG CACAAGTACACAGCGGAGGAATATCAGGCTGTACAGAATGCCCTGCGTCAGAAGCTCGGACCGGAATACATCAGCAGCAGACAGGCAGGCGGAGGACAAAAG GTGTGTTACATTGAAGGGCACAGGGTAATCAGCTTGGCTAATGAGATGTTTGGGTACAATGGCTGGTCTCACTCCATAACGCAGCAGAACGTGG ATTTCGTAGATCTGAGCAACGGAAAATTCTATGTTGGGGTGTGTGCGTTCGTCAAGGTCCAGCTGAAG GATGGCTCTTACCACGAGGATGTTGGTTACGGTGTCAGTGAGGGGCTGAAATCTAAAGCTCTGTCCTTAGAGAAAGCTCGAAAAGAGGCCGTCACGGATGGGCTAAAGAGAGCGCTCAA GTGTTTTGGGAACTCTCTTGGGAATTGTATTATGGACAAAGATTATCTCCGGGCTGTGAACAAGCTGCCAAAACTG CCTCAGGGGGATCTGGACGCGGCACATACGAAGCGCCAAGATTTTGATGCTGCACTGGAAAAGGCGCGGTATAATAGCTTTCTGAAGGATCAGAAGGCCGCGGAGAGTCCACATCTAGTGCCAGCTGAACAGCATCAGCTGGGGTACAGTGACCAGTCTCCTTCCAAACAGCACAATACGAAGACTAACCCAGAACCCAACCACAGCAGTACAAG ctcCGGGTTCCAATCAGGAGCATTGGAGATTGATGCCACGTATCTGCGGAAACTGCGACAAAAGCAGATGCAGCAGCGATTCCGTGAGCAGATGGAGAAGAAACAGGGCCTAGAACTAGGACAAGGAG GAACATCTAACGCTCCGAGGATCCCTCCTCATGGTCACAGCACCCCGGCAGCAGCGGCTCAGGCCTCATCCGTCCCAGAGGATGAGTACCTGGCAG AAGGCGCTGGACAGTGGGgagaacagggacatacaaggcagacaaaataa